Proteins co-encoded in one Diaminobutyricimonas sp. LJ205 genomic window:
- a CDS encoding pirin family protein — MSNLETDPQELICEDEPGNGRVEILEPREVPLGGPRAMPVRRTLPQRGRSLIGPWCFVDHYGPDPVAMDVPPHPHTGLQTVSWLFAGEIEHHDSSGGAAIVRPGELNLMTAGRGIQHSEVSVSAGSTSGVGSTTEVGLTSGSGSTGGAGILHGAQLWTALPDEHRHAAPFFERYVPPVTLHQGARVSVFLGSLLGQTSTARAFSPIVGAQIDLPPNTEIALPVDPSFEHGVLVDSGAVTVDDETVPAHALGYRAPGAETLVLAAGDEPARLLLIGGTPFGEQIVMWWNFIGRSHDEVVAFREEWQRDVIDGQTDAGRFGRVDGYDRGGALPAPTLPTVRLKPRG, encoded by the coding sequence ATGAGCAACCTTGAAACCGACCCCCAGGAACTGATCTGCGAAGACGAACCCGGCAACGGGCGCGTCGAGATCCTTGAGCCGCGCGAGGTTCCTCTAGGCGGGCCGCGCGCGATGCCCGTGCGTCGCACCCTGCCGCAGCGGGGGCGCTCGCTGATCGGCCCATGGTGCTTCGTCGACCATTACGGGCCGGATCCGGTGGCGATGGATGTTCCCCCGCACCCGCACACCGGGCTGCAGACGGTGAGTTGGCTGTTCGCCGGCGAGATCGAGCACCATGACTCCTCGGGCGGAGCCGCGATCGTGCGGCCTGGGGAGCTCAACCTGATGACCGCCGGGCGGGGCATCCAGCATTCCGAGGTGTCGGTCTCGGCAGGCTCGACCAGCGGGGTGGGCTCGACCACGGAGGTGGGCCTGACCAGCGGAAGCGGCTCGACCGGTGGGGCCGGCATCCTGCACGGCGCCCAGCTGTGGACCGCACTGCCCGACGAGCACCGGCACGCAGCGCCGTTCTTCGAACGCTATGTGCCGCCGGTGACCCTGCACCAGGGCGCCCGAGTGAGCGTATTCCTTGGCAGTCTGCTTGGTCAGACCTCGACCGCGAGAGCGTTCTCGCCGATCGTCGGCGCGCAGATCGACCTGCCGCCGAACACCGAGATCGCGCTCCCGGTCGACCCGAGCTTCGAGCACGGGGTGCTGGTCGACAGCGGCGCCGTCACCGTCGACGACGAAACCGTCCCCGCCCATGCGCTCGGCTACCGGGCCCCCGGCGCTGAGACCCTCGTGCTCGCCGCCGGCGATGAGCCAGCCCGTCTGCTGCTGATCGGCGGCACCCCGTTCGGCGAGCAGATCGTCATGTGGTGGAACTTCATCGGCCGCTCCCACGACGAGGTGGTCGCCTTCCGCGAAGAGTGGCAGCGCGACGTGATCGACGGGCAGACGGATGCCGGACGCTTCGGCCGCGTCGACGGCTACGACCGTGGCGGGGCGTTACCCGCGCCGACCCTGCCCACCGTGCGGCTCAAGCCGCGCGGCTAG
- a CDS encoding ATP-dependent DNA ligase has translation MLLDELVTTAETVASTRSRLAKVDALAALLGRLDPDEIAIAVGYLVGKPRQGRVGIGWRGLSAAMGEEADAPSITIAEVDALLDRLAGATGAGSAGERARELRELTARATAREQRFLGGVLLGEMRTGALEGVLTDAIARAADRPGDLVRRAAMLSGDLGETARIALTGSEAELESVGLEVGRPVLPMLAATAPSVSAALETTGEASVEYKLDGARIQVHRLGDDVRVFTRNLADVTHRLPEVVEVVRALPVRDVILDGETLSLDEDGAPRPFQETMSRFGADAARETLLHPWFFDVLHVDGRDLLDEPLSMRLAELERIAGEHRIPGEVTADAEVAERVASDALAAGQEGVVVKAIGSPYAAGRRGSSWIKVKPVHTYDLVVLACEWGSGRREGWLSNLHLGALDPVGEFGEPGDYVMVGKTFKGLTDAVLRWQTEYFPQIEVRRTANTVWVAPTTVVEIAIDGVQRSSRYPGGIALRFARVKRYRDDKRPEDADTIQTLRALLASG, from the coding sequence GTGCTGCTCGACGAGCTCGTCACCACCGCCGAAACTGTTGCCTCGACGCGATCGCGGCTCGCCAAAGTCGACGCCCTAGCGGCGCTACTGGGTCGGCTTGATCCCGACGAGATCGCGATCGCCGTCGGCTACCTCGTGGGCAAGCCGCGCCAGGGTCGGGTGGGCATCGGCTGGCGCGGTCTCAGCGCGGCGATGGGCGAGGAAGCGGATGCTCCGAGCATCACCATCGCCGAGGTCGACGCACTGCTCGACCGGCTGGCCGGGGCAACCGGTGCCGGGTCGGCAGGGGAAAGGGCCCGAGAGTTGCGCGAATTGACCGCGCGTGCCACCGCCCGCGAGCAACGGTTCCTCGGCGGGGTGCTCCTCGGCGAGATGCGCACCGGCGCGCTCGAGGGTGTGCTCACCGACGCGATCGCGCGGGCGGCCGACCGTCCCGGCGACCTCGTGCGGCGGGCCGCGATGCTCTCGGGCGACCTCGGCGAGACCGCGCGCATCGCCCTCACCGGCAGTGAGGCGGAACTCGAATCAGTCGGGCTCGAGGTCGGGCGCCCGGTGCTGCCGATGCTCGCGGCGACCGCGCCGAGCGTGTCCGCGGCGCTCGAGACGACCGGCGAGGCATCCGTCGAATACAAGCTCGACGGCGCGCGCATCCAGGTGCATCGCCTGGGCGATGATGTGCGGGTCTTCACCCGCAACCTCGCCGACGTCACCCACCGACTGCCCGAGGTCGTCGAGGTGGTGCGTGCTCTGCCGGTGCGCGACGTCATCCTCGACGGCGAGACGCTGTCGCTTGATGAGGACGGCGCGCCGCGCCCGTTCCAGGAGACGATGTCTCGATTCGGTGCGGATGCCGCGCGGGAGACGCTGCTGCATCCGTGGTTCTTCGACGTGCTGCATGTCGACGGGCGCGACCTGCTCGATGAGCCGCTCTCGATGCGGCTGGCCGAGCTCGAGCGCATCGCCGGCGAGCACCGGATTCCCGGCGAGGTCACCGCCGACGCCGAAGTCGCTGAGCGCGTGGCCAGCGACGCCCTCGCCGCCGGCCAGGAGGGAGTGGTCGTGAAGGCGATCGGCTCTCCCTACGCTGCTGGCCGCCGAGGATCGAGCTGGATCAAGGTGAAGCCCGTGCACACCTACGACCTCGTGGTGCTGGCATGCGAGTGGGGGTCGGGGCGGCGCGAGGGCTGGCTCTCCAACCTTCACCTGGGCGCGCTCGATCCTGTGGGAGAGTTCGGCGAGCCGGGCGACTACGTCATGGTGGGCAAGACATTCAAAGGCCTGACCGACGCGGTGCTGCGCTGGCAGACCGAATACTTCCCGCAGATTGAGGTACGGCGCACGGCCAACACGGTGTGGGTTGCGCCGACCACGGTGGTCGAGATCGCGATCGACGGGGTGCAACGGTCAAGCCGGTACCCGGGCGGGATCGCGCTGCGATTCGCCCGCGTCAAGCGCTATCGCGACGACAAGCGTCCCGAAGACGCCGACACGATCCAGACACTGCGGGCGCTGCTCGCATCGGGGTGA
- the lysS gene encoding lysine--tRNA ligase codes for MSETEQAELTEAEVSEQKAVRLAKRERLLEDGEAYPVSLPITSTIPQIRAEYGELEADATTGVIAGIAGRVVHSRNTGKLCFAALQSGDGARIQAMVSFGEVGQESLDRWKELVDLGDHVFVSGEVISSRRGELSIMVKDWQIAAKAILPLPNLHSELNEETRVRQRYLDLISRDQARQTVRARALAVSSLRQTFANHDYLEVETPMLQTMHGGASARPFVTHSNAFDTELFLRIAPELYLKRAVVGGLERVFEINRNFRNEGADSTHSPEFAMLEAYQAYGDYNQMADLTQEMIQNAATAVAGSHVVTWADGTEYDLGGQWERLSMYESLSEASGTEVTPETPMAKLREMADAVEIEVPHPLPGKYVEELWEHYVKGDLVRPTFVMDFPVDTSPLVRAHRTKPGVVEKWDLYVRGFELATAYSELVDPVIQRERFVEQAKLAAGGDLEAMRLDEEFLRALEHGMPPSGGMGMGIDRLLMALTGLGIRETILFPLVK; via the coding sequence ATGAGCGAGACCGAGCAGGCAGAACTGACCGAGGCTGAGGTCTCGGAGCAGAAGGCCGTGCGCCTCGCTAAGCGCGAGCGTTTGCTCGAGGACGGTGAGGCCTACCCGGTGAGCCTGCCGATCACGTCCACGATTCCGCAGATCCGCGCGGAGTACGGCGAGTTGGAGGCGGATGCCACCACCGGCGTCATCGCTGGTATCGCTGGTCGCGTGGTGCACTCGCGGAACACCGGCAAGCTCTGCTTCGCCGCGCTGCAGTCCGGTGACGGCGCCCGGATCCAGGCCATGGTGAGCTTCGGCGAGGTTGGCCAGGAGTCGCTCGACCGTTGGAAGGAACTCGTCGACCTCGGTGACCACGTCTTCGTCTCGGGCGAGGTGATCTCCAGCCGCCGCGGTGAGCTGTCGATCATGGTGAAGGACTGGCAGATCGCAGCCAAGGCGATCCTGCCGCTGCCGAACCTGCACTCCGAGCTGAACGAAGAGACCCGGGTTCGTCAGCGCTACCTCGACCTGATCTCCCGCGACCAGGCCAGGCAGACCGTGCGGGCGCGTGCGCTCGCGGTGAGCTCACTGCGGCAGACTTTCGCGAACCACGACTACCTCGAGGTCGAGACGCCGATGCTGCAGACGATGCACGGCGGGGCATCCGCTCGTCCGTTCGTCACCCACTCGAACGCGTTCGACACCGAGCTGTTCCTGCGCATCGCGCCCGAGCTGTACCTGAAGCGCGCGGTTGTCGGCGGGCTGGAGCGGGTGTTCGAGATCAACCGCAACTTCCGCAACGAGGGCGCCGACTCCACACACAGCCCCGAGTTCGCAATGCTCGAGGCGTACCAGGCGTACGGCGACTACAACCAGATGGCCGACCTCACCCAGGAGATGATCCAAAACGCCGCGACGGCCGTCGCCGGTTCACACGTGGTGACCTGGGCGGACGGCACCGAGTACGACCTCGGCGGGCAGTGGGAACGCCTCTCGATGTACGAGTCGTTGTCCGAGGCATCCGGCACCGAGGTGACGCCCGAGACGCCCATGGCCAAGCTGCGGGAGATGGCCGACGCCGTTGAGATCGAGGTGCCGCACCCGCTGCCCGGCAAGTACGTCGAGGAACTGTGGGAGCACTACGTCAAGGGCGACCTGGTGCGGCCGACCTTCGTGATGGACTTCCCGGTGGACACCAGCCCGCTGGTCCGGGCGCACCGCACCAAGCCCGGCGTGGTCGAGAAGTGGGACCTGTACGTGCGCGGTTTCGAGCTGGCGACGGCGTACTCGGAGCTCGTTGACCCGGTGATCCAGCGCGAACGGTTCGTCGAGCAGGCGAAGCTCGCCGCCGGCGGCGATCTCGAGGCGATGCGCCTGGACGAGGAGTTCCTGCGCGCCCTGGAGCACGGCATGCCGCCGTCGGGCGGAATGGGCATGGGCATCGACCGCCTGCTGATGGCGCTGACCGGGCTCGGCATCCGCGAGACGATCCTGTTCCCGCTGGTCAAGTAG
- a CDS encoding alpha/beta fold hydrolase: MSEHLAVRLGNGLRIPYLEQGDRGRAPPVVLLHAWGDSPEFWRPLLDRLPSTVHALVPAGRGHGGADAPENGYALADFAEDMILFLDAVNAVDPFDGVDGVNPVDARGEVDTATAILVGHSSGGYIARATASAYPDRIAGLVLIGSPYSLHGRRPGFADAVEQLQDPISPESLAPILDLFPAPPTLPKAVSDAVARDARLIPARVWQQTLTGLTSAPPPIPPRHPPPTLVMHGADDSFLDLSDAEALRRDLGGELAIVDGAGHLVLWDDPDRVAALLLHFVRRIRPAATNYH, encoded by the coding sequence GTGTCCGAGCATCTCGCCGTTCGGCTTGGGAACGGGTTGCGAATCCCGTACCTGGAACAGGGTGATCGAGGACGAGCCCCGCCGGTGGTCCTGCTGCACGCTTGGGGTGACTCGCCTGAGTTCTGGCGGCCGTTGCTTGACCGGCTGCCGTCGACGGTTCACGCGCTCGTCCCGGCGGGTCGCGGCCACGGCGGCGCCGACGCCCCGGAGAACGGGTACGCGCTCGCCGACTTCGCCGAGGACATGATTCTCTTCCTTGACGCGGTCAACGCGGTCGACCCGTTCGACGGGGTCGACGGGGTCAATCCGGTCGACGCGCGTGGCGAAGTGGACACCGCGACCGCGATCCTGGTCGGGCACTCCAGCGGCGGCTACATTGCGCGAGCGACGGCCTCCGCGTATCCCGATCGGATAGCCGGCCTTGTGCTTATCGGCTCGCCGTACTCGCTGCATGGACGGCGGCCGGGCTTCGCCGACGCGGTCGAGCAACTGCAAGACCCGATCTCCCCTGAGTCACTCGCGCCGATTCTCGACCTGTTCCCGGCACCTCCGACGCTCCCCAAAGCGGTCAGCGACGCGGTGGCCCGGGATGCGCGGTTGATCCCCGCGCGCGTCTGGCAGCAGACGCTGACCGGGCTGACTTCTGCGCCGCCTCCCATACCGCCGCGGCATCCACCGCCGACGCTCGTGATGCACGGGGCGGATGATTCCTTCCTCGACCTGAGCGATGCTGAAGCGCTGCGCCGTGACCTCGGCGGCGAGCTCGCCATCGTCGACGGTGCGGGCCATTTGGTGCTCTGGGATGACCCCGACCGGGTCGCCGCCCTGCTCCTGCACTTCGTCCGCCGGATTCGCCCAGCCGCGACCAACTACCATTGA
- the panC gene encoding pantoate--beta-alanine ligase, with product MTRVITTIAELRSELGGRPVALVPTMGALHEGHLALVDRALELAETVVVSIFVNPLQFGPTEDLDKYPRTLDADVAALENRGVQYVFAPTVTEMYPNGDVETRVSAGVVGTLFDGASRPGHFDGMLTVVAKLLNAVQPAIAVFGQKDAQQVFLVQRMVRDLNLPVQIEVVDTVRANDGLALSSRNQYLSDAQRQAALTLSRALNAAVASASSPEAALTAAYATIDAVPDVALDYVALVNPATFLPVDAAYTGPATALIAARVGTTRLIDTARLTIG from the coding sequence GTGACCCGCGTCATCACGACCATCGCCGAACTGCGCAGCGAACTGGGCGGTCGCCCGGTCGCGCTCGTGCCGACCATGGGCGCGCTGCACGAGGGGCATCTCGCGCTCGTGGACCGGGCGCTGGAGCTTGCCGAGACCGTGGTGGTCTCGATCTTCGTCAACCCGCTGCAGTTCGGCCCGACCGAGGACCTCGACAAGTACCCGCGCACCCTGGATGCGGATGTCGCCGCGCTCGAGAATCGCGGCGTGCAGTACGTGTTCGCGCCGACGGTCACCGAGATGTACCCGAATGGCGACGTGGAGACCCGGGTCAGTGCCGGCGTGGTCGGCACCCTGTTCGATGGAGCGTCGCGGCCCGGCCACTTCGACGGCATGCTCACCGTCGTCGCCAAGCTGCTCAACGCGGTGCAGCCGGCCATCGCTGTGTTCGGCCAGAAGGACGCCCAGCAGGTCTTCCTCGTGCAGCGCATGGTGCGCGATCTGAACCTGCCGGTGCAGATCGAGGTGGTGGACACGGTGCGCGCGAACGATGGACTGGCGCTCTCCAGCCGCAACCAGTACCTGTCGGACGCCCAACGGCAGGCGGCGCTGACCCTGTCCCGTGCGCTGAATGCGGCCGTGGCATCCGCGTCGTCGCCGGAAGCCGCGTTGACGGCCGCCTACGCGACCATCGATGCGGTTCCGGATGTCGCGCTGGACTACGTCGCCCTGGTGAACCCGGCAACGTTCCTTCCTGTCGACGCTGCCTACACCGGCCCCGCCACTGCCCTCATCGCTGCCCGAGTCGGCACCACCCGGCTGATCGACACTGCGCGTCTCACCATCGGCTGA
- a CDS encoding DUF2520 domain-containing protein, protein MSAPSARLGVGIVGAGRVGPILGAALAGAGHALTGISALSEQSRERADAILPGVPILDVPQVIERSELVILAVPDAELEGLVAGLAATGSWIPGQLVMHTSARYGYGVLGPATAAGVIPLAVHPAMSFTGTSIDLVRLRESWCAVTAPGPVQPIGQALVVEMGAEPVLVAEADRPAYAEAVETATSFSAAIIGQAVSLLAGIGVESPGSVLSSLVRSSVDNALAAASDPDLIPPEDRL, encoded by the coding sequence GTGAGTGCACCCTCCGCGCGGCTCGGCGTCGGCATCGTCGGTGCCGGCCGGGTCGGACCGATCCTCGGCGCCGCGCTCGCGGGCGCCGGTCACGCGCTCACCGGCATCAGCGCGCTCTCGGAGCAGAGCCGCGAACGTGCCGACGCTATCCTGCCGGGCGTACCGATCCTTGACGTGCCGCAGGTCATCGAGCGCAGCGAACTGGTGATCCTTGCGGTGCCGGATGCCGAGTTGGAGGGCCTCGTCGCAGGACTTGCCGCCACCGGCTCCTGGATTCCCGGACAACTCGTGATGCACACCTCCGCCCGCTACGGGTACGGCGTGCTTGGCCCGGCCACCGCGGCCGGGGTCATCCCGCTGGCGGTGCACCCCGCGATGTCGTTCACCGGGACCAGCATCGACCTGGTGCGCCTGCGCGAGAGCTGGTGCGCGGTGACGGCGCCGGGACCGGTGCAGCCGATCGGCCAGGCACTCGTCGTCGAGATGGGAGCCGAACCGGTGCTCGTCGCCGAGGCCGACCGACCCGCTTACGCCGAGGCGGTGGAGACGGCGACGAGCTTCTCGGCCGCGATCATCGGCCAGGCGGTCTCGCTGCTGGCCGGCATCGGGGTCGAGTCGCCCGGGTCCGTGCTCAGTTCCCTGGTGCGCTCATCGGTCGACAACGCGCTGGCCGCGGCATCCGACCCCGACCTGATTCCCCCGGAGGACCGACTGTGA
- a CDS encoding PH domain-containing protein — MTESHALPEPTGREVRQVFDDSTGLADGNWHRLHPATPLLKGGIALIAMLGIIIANLRERLIDLFVGAGRPGEDPIDWVLSEGLLPMVLGVVALVLVLFVVGFYLSWRMHTFRITDEVVEVRSGILFRTNRRARLDRIQGINIVRPFFARLFGAAKLEVNQAGQDANVQLAYLRSTNADDLRRDILLLASGTQRAEQAAAEARAEASGSIIDRRVQELLAPELDPNAAPIESVVKMHAGRLAGAIALSETAIIFYLITIGSMIAILVSGEFVAAFGVIPAILGMGSYLVSRFTKSLRYSIAGTPDGVRIGYGLLSTSNETLPPGRVHSVQISQSLLWRGLGWWEVKVNRASRSSTQGAAGQANTTILPVGTAEDVGRVLALVMPDFDQARIGSSALISKGGDDGFVNSPPRAAVLRWFSWRRNGFAILPRQLVLRKGAIWRSLVIVPHARLQSVAVRQGPLLRWLRLAAIHVHTVAGPITPTLGAIDRDQALHFFGTVADAAVLSAAQDTTHRWRASGAAAAPVDVAAPVDVPASLDAPAPVHVPGGGQQPPQPGPTA, encoded by the coding sequence GTGACCGAATCGCACGCCCTTCCCGAGCCGACTGGCCGTGAGGTCAGGCAGGTCTTTGACGATTCCACCGGGCTTGCTGACGGAAACTGGCACCGGCTGCACCCGGCGACGCCGTTGCTCAAGGGTGGCATCGCGCTCATCGCCATGCTCGGCATCATCATCGCCAACCTGCGTGAGCGACTGATCGACCTGTTCGTCGGCGCCGGGCGACCGGGCGAGGATCCGATCGACTGGGTGCTCAGCGAGGGTCTGCTGCCCATGGTGCTGGGCGTGGTCGCGCTGGTGCTGGTGCTCTTCGTGGTCGGCTTCTACCTCAGCTGGCGGATGCACACGTTCCGGATCACCGACGAGGTCGTCGAGGTGCGCAGCGGCATCCTCTTCCGCACCAACCGGCGGGCGAGGCTCGACCGGATCCAGGGCATCAACATCGTGCGACCGTTCTTCGCCCGCCTGTTCGGCGCCGCGAAGCTTGAGGTGAACCAGGCCGGCCAGGACGCCAACGTGCAGCTCGCCTACCTTCGCAGTACCAACGCCGATGACCTACGCCGCGACATCCTGCTGCTCGCGTCCGGCACTCAGCGTGCCGAGCAGGCAGCAGCGGAGGCTCGGGCCGAGGCATCCGGCAGCATCATCGACCGCCGCGTGCAGGAGCTGCTTGCCCCTGAACTCGACCCGAACGCCGCACCCATCGAGTCGGTGGTGAAGATGCACGCGGGCCGGCTGGCCGGTGCGATCGCGCTCAGCGAGACCGCGATCATCTTCTACCTGATCACCATCGGCTCCATGATCGCCATCCTGGTGTCCGGTGAGTTCGTCGCCGCGTTCGGCGTGATCCCGGCCATCCTCGGTATGGGCAGCTACCTGGTGTCGCGGTTCACGAAGTCGCTGCGCTATTCGATCGCAGGCACCCCCGACGGGGTGCGCATCGGCTACGGGCTGCTCTCGACGAGCAACGAAACCCTCCCTCCGGGGCGCGTGCACTCGGTGCAGATCAGCCAGTCGCTGCTCTGGCGCGGACTCGGCTGGTGGGAGGTCAAGGTCAACCGGGCCTCGCGCTCATCCACCCAGGGAGCCGCCGGCCAGGCGAACACCACGATTCTTCCGGTCGGCACCGCCGAAGACGTCGGACGGGTGCTCGCCCTGGTGATGCCCGACTTCGACCAGGCGCGCATCGGCTCCTCGGCGCTGATCTCCAAGGGTGGGGATGACGGCTTCGTGAACTCGCCGCCGCGCGCGGCGGTGCTGCGCTGGTTCAGCTGGCGCCGGAACGGGTTCGCGATCCTGCCTCGCCAACTCGTGCTGCGGAAGGGCGCGATCTGGCGCTCGCTGGTGATCGTGCCGCACGCCCGCCTGCAAAGCGTGGCGGTACGCCAGGGTCCGCTGCTGCGCTGGCTGCGGCTCGCGGCCATACATGTGCACACGGTCGCCGGTCCGATCACGCCGACCCTCGGTGCGATCGATCGTGACCAGGCGCTTCATTTCTTCGGGACGGTGGCGGATGCCGCGGTCCTGTCCGCCGCGCAGGACACGACGCATCGCTGGCGTGCGAGCGGGGCCGCGGCAGCGCCGGTCGACGTCGCTGCGCCAGTCGACGTCCCCGCATCCCTCGACGCGCCCGCGCCCGTGCACGTTCCGGGCGGCGGCCAGCAGCCGCCCCAGCCGGGACCGACGGCGTGA
- a CDS encoding PH domain-containing protein, which produces MSQTDARSLELSDTTWQRVSPKYIVVDVIGYVIFGIIAVGAVALPAILSGNVWLWALPASLAIIFLITIALTPRRVRAIGYQLRADDLVYRRGILFQRFVAVPYGRMQLVDINRGPLARAVGLSELKFVTAAASTAITIPGLAMADAEHLRDQLVALAESRRAGL; this is translated from the coding sequence GTGAGCCAGACTGACGCAAGAAGCCTCGAGCTGTCGGACACCACCTGGCAGCGGGTATCGCCGAAGTACATCGTCGTCGACGTCATCGGCTACGTCATCTTCGGCATCATCGCGGTCGGCGCAGTCGCCCTGCCTGCCATCCTGAGCGGAAACGTCTGGCTGTGGGCGCTGCCCGCCTCGCTGGCGATCATCTTCCTGATCACGATTGCGCTCACCCCGCGCCGGGTCCGCGCCATCGGCTATCAGCTGCGCGCCGACGACCTGGTCTATCGCCGCGGCATCCTGTTCCAGCGCTTCGTCGCCGTGCCCTACGGCCGGATGCAGCTGGTGGACATCAACCGGGGGCCGCTCGCGCGCGCCGTTGGCTTGTCGGAGCTCAAGTTCGTCACCGCCGCCGCGTCCACCGCGATCACCATCCCGGGGCTGGCGATGGCCGACGCGGAGCACCTGCGTGACCAGCTGGTCGCCCTCGCCGAAAGCCGCCGGGCCGGGCTGTGA
- a CDS encoding DUF3180 domain-containing protein: MRPSTAGPLILLAVIGTVGGWFLDAGLAASGRPVVIPPLTLPLALMLIGVIVVVIAWPVRTAVRTRELNRVDPFYATRAVVLAKASSLSGALLAGFGLGITVYLLSRTVVPGVSSILMAVATVVGAAILLAAGLIAERMCTLPPDDDSPEQGPAASRL, encoded by the coding sequence GTGAGACCGTCGACCGCCGGCCCGCTGATTCTGCTTGCCGTGATCGGGACCGTCGGTGGTTGGTTCCTCGATGCTGGGCTGGCGGCATCCGGACGTCCCGTCGTGATTCCACCGCTGACCCTGCCGCTCGCGTTGATGTTGATCGGCGTGATCGTCGTCGTCATCGCCTGGCCGGTGCGCACGGCGGTGCGCACCCGCGAACTGAACCGGGTGGACCCCTTCTACGCCACCCGCGCGGTGGTGCTGGCCAAGGCCTCGAGCCTGTCCGGGGCGCTGCTCGCCGGATTCGGCCTCGGAATCACGGTGTACCTGCTGAGCCGCACGGTGGTGCCCGGAGTAAGCTCGATCCTGATGGCGGTCGCCACAGTCGTGGGGGCGGCCATTTTGCTCGCCGCCGGACTGATCGCCGAACGAATGTGCACCCTCCCGCCTGACGACGACAGTCCCGAGCAAGGACCGGCGGCGTCCAGACTCTAG
- the folK gene encoding 2-amino-4-hydroxy-6-hydroxymethyldihydropteridine diphosphokinase: MTRAVIAVGANLGDRKATVTHAVREIAELDDVHLVAVSSFIETPAVTPDGVDESRPAYLNGVILIDTDLDADVLLDALNAIEDHHGRVRTERWGDRTLDLDIVDFGGQRRNTPRLVLPHPHAHEREFVLAPWLEVDKDAELSGRGRVEFVLAKLRGHL; encoded by the coding sequence GTGACCCGCGCCGTCATCGCCGTCGGCGCGAACCTCGGCGACCGTAAGGCCACCGTCACCCACGCCGTTCGCGAGATCGCCGAGCTCGACGATGTGCACCTGGTCGCGGTCTCCTCCTTCATCGAAACTCCTGCGGTCACCCCGGACGGGGTCGATGAGAGCAGGCCGGCGTATCTGAACGGTGTCATCCTGATCGACACGGACCTCGACGCGGACGTGCTCCTCGACGCCCTGAACGCGATTGAGGACCATCATGGTCGTGTGCGCACGGAACGCTGGGGGGACCGCACCCTCGACCTCGACATCGTCGACTTCGGTGGCCAGCGCCGCAACACTCCGCGCCTGGTGCTGCCGCATCCGCACGCGCACGAGCGCGAGTTCGTGCTCGCCCCGTGGCTCGAGGTCGACAAGGATGCCGAGCTTTCGGGTCGCGGCCGGGTGGAGTTCGTCCTCGCCAAGTTGCGAGGACACCTGTGA
- the folB gene encoding dihydroneopterin aldolase, which produces MSLDSITLTGLVARGHHGVYDFERRDGQDFVIDVTAELDLRTAAASDDLARTVNYGELAEQVVAAAERDPVDLIEALAERIAEVVLAHPAVQSTTVTVHKPQAPLTVPFTDVAVTISRSRS; this is translated from the coding sequence GTGAGCCTCGACTCGATCACCCTCACCGGCCTCGTCGCGCGAGGCCACCACGGCGTGTACGACTTCGAACGCCGCGACGGCCAGGACTTCGTGATCGATGTCACCGCGGAACTCGATCTGCGCACCGCAGCGGCCAGCGACGACCTGGCGCGCACCGTGAACTATGGCGAGCTTGCCGAGCAGGTGGTGGCCGCCGCCGAACGCGACCCGGTCGACCTGATCGAAGCCCTCGCCGAGCGGATCGCCGAGGTGGTGCTCGCCCATCCGGCCGTGCAGTCCACCACCGTCACCGTGCACAAGCCGCAGGCACCGCTCACCGTGCCGTTCACCGACGTCGCCGTGACCATCTCCCGGAGTCGGTCGTGA